Within Spinacia oleracea cultivar Varoflay chromosome 4, BTI_SOV_V1, whole genome shotgun sequence, the genomic segment GACTAATAGGCCCTAATCTTTTCGAAATAGCACGATTCTAAAAGTAATTTCTTCAAAAAATGAAACAACTCTATCTTACAGTGCATTGATTCATAACATTACCATAACCGACTATAAATCGATGTAAACATAAACTGATAAACACAGAAAATATAGCAAAAGCTATAATACCTGAACAGAAGCATGGTAACATCCAATGGCTTTTTCCACTTCAGGACTGCttaaacattaaaaaaacaaaaaaatataattattcaATTAAAACTATAATCAAAAACAAAATTCACAGAAAATAAATTCCAGAACTCGAAATGTCACAGTAAAACTTAAAAATCGAAGAAATTCGAGCAGCACCTGAAGAAATCCATGGAGAAACCCTTGGTTTCGGAATTAAGAGATGATGCCTTCGTTTCCTAGGTTTTTCAAACAAAATTAATCACTTAATGCACacaaaaatgaagaaattgAGCGAAATTATGAGAAATTAGGGCAAACCTGATGAAATCGGCCAGTAAGAAATGGTCTATCTGAATTCCACCGAGGAGTAGTCGGTGCAATTACTGAAGAATTcgactccatttttcaaaaaaaatcgaAGATCGCCGATTCCTTTCTTCTCAGATATTTCTGTATGAGTGAGAAAAAGTGAGTGAGAGTGAAGAAGTGAAGAAAAAAGGTCTTTTTTCgcttatttttctgaattttgtaaTTGGTCTCATTAACCCGCCAGTTTTTGCTCTTGTTCAAGTTTTGATTTGTGTGGAAAGCAAGAGCAATTGGGGAACCCTTTTTTTTGTTTCCGTTTTGGGACCTTGAGTTATTAGGGGTAAGATTAAGGATGGCTGTGGGCCGGGCCGGCCCGAAAAGCGCGGCCCGAGCATGACAGTTACCGTAAGATACGAACATAACTGTTAGGGGTGGATACGAACAAAACTGTTAGGAATGGGCGCGAACAAAATTGTCTATAGACAGTTTAAAATCGATTCATTTATAAATGAACTAAGTTTGAGCTTAAATTTATTGTTCGGTAACTAAACGaaccaaactcaaactcaatggTGTTCGTCTCGTGAACTCGTTATTAcgaataataatataaatgcaTAGAGATAATGCCTAAACTATTAATTGAATGACAAAGAAGGGATAATATTTTACATAACTTGTCCAAGAAAAGTGTTGTTATAATGTTGATTAAgaaaattattaataaattattgTACTGGTTGTTGGAATGTGGTCTATTCGCTAATCGGGTCTAAGGCTCGAAAAAGCTCAAAactcggctcgagctcgaaaaAGCCTAGCTCGATAAGTTGAAAAAAATGTTAAGTGTAATCCCTATTTGGATAAGTTTGGAGACTGGGAGCGTGACTCAAACATCTGTCGTATTCTCTTTTGTATTTCAGTAACATTTTCTGTGTTTAAATTacagttttgaatttttgatacAATGGTAAATATTTCGAACCAACAACCAAGCCAGTAACCCAGCATGTTACACTACAGTATTACAGCATGTTAGTATCTACCAACTGACATTCTTGCAGAAAATACATTTCTCCATAACCGTTTTCGGAGTATCGTAATCTCGATGACTGCAGTCCTGCTTCTGCAATGGCGACAGTTTCTACAATGTTTCAACTCTCGTTTTCAAAGTTCTTCTCATACCCTTTCTAAACACACGTATCTTCAACGACCATGAATATTTCACCTCCAATCAATACCTGATGTTGTGGATGTCAACTTGTTTAGCTGGTAAAGTCCTGAGGGGTTAGAACCAAAGACCTGCGATCGAATCCCGCCTATAACATATGTCGCCTTTGCCTTTTGTGGCTCTCtctacacccaaaaaaaaaaaaaaaagaacaactgaTGCTCGGCATGCTCTGCTGCTAAAAAACATCCGAGTCGATCCACTGGTTGTCCGTAAACAAATAACAAAGTTACAGTTAAGCCCCTATCTATCAAAAACCAGCTACAAGCTGCAACACACAGAAGTCTGCTGATAATGCTAGTGTCTGTTGGTTTTGTAGATAGCATATGACAGCAGCAGTGGGATTGAGAAAGTATACACTGGGAAATGTAACAACGGATTCATTTCATAAGCTTTCACCAGCAATTTGCAACTCTGCAGCACgaaataagttcagaaaatCGAAAGGGTTAATTATATGTGGGAATGAAAGGTGCAAAAGCTCGCGAAAAAATGATGTGGAAAACATTAGGTATACTTTGTATATCTTATTATCTTAATAGCAACCAACTACACCCCATACATACGAGCACTGAATCAATTTAAGGCAATTCTATTAGAGACACTCATAATTGAAATGATGGCTTTCGTTACTATTTTTCTTCCCCTTtgctccttttcttttttttcataTTTCAGTTTATTAAGCAGTGCTAAAGAAATTCAGACAGCAGTTCAGAATTTTTTTGGAGGGAGGATTTATGGCTTTGTTCTCCTCACCATTTTTCACTTGTTTCAGGAGAAATAAGTTTACAACAGTTAAGTTGAAGCCATTACGTTAGATAAGTTAACTACGGGGCCAGTGAAGGCTACACACATTCAGTTCACAACTACAACGTGTTTTAATGAGTTTACGTAAGTTCAGaaaaaggtgaagagaacacaaCCAAAGGCAACTTTCCAAAGGATGCAGGTGAGAGAAGAATTAGAGTAAGAAGAAAGGGGTTAATACCGATTACTAACTACAATACATATACCTTGTAATTAATATTGCAGAAAATACTGCATAGACCAACTAATCAAAGAGTGCATGAAAAAATAAGAAGAAACTTCGGAAGAATTAATGAAAAGTTACCTTAAAATGCTTGTAGAAGATCACCAGACAAACTACCATAAGAACTTTCCTGATCCAGCGTGTACCAATATGGAACTTGGAAGGTCTATGATTTTGATTGTTATTGTGTCTAGATTTTGGGGTCTCCTTACAATGATCATCTTCCTTCTTTCCTGAAAGTACTAGAAGGTGTACTCTATACATTTCACTTTCCACGGCCAAACCTAAGGCCACCAGAAGAGAAGGGAAAACCACAAATACCAGATGAGGAATAACTATCACCATTATATCTGGAAACCCAAGGTACTCCAATTTTTTACCCGTATCAGGATGTTTCACTACCCACCCCCGGTAAGTCATATATCCTCTTTCACCACCATCAGTAAATAATTGTCCGGACAACCAAGGACATAAAACAAGGTAGAACAAGTAACCTAGAAATCCGAGCCACACCGAACGCAGCTTATACAACTCTGTCAAGACCCATCCAACACAATTCTTGACACTTTTATCTGTGGTGAAATTTTGTAATGTGTACTGTCTCTTGGAGAAAAGTAGCAATGCTACAGGGAGAAGAAGAATAAAGAAGAAAAACCCAAGAGAAATCATGAGTATTGGGAAATATAAAGCAGCCCATTGGAAACCCATGACCATAAACTCCTTCCATGTCCAAGATATCGAACTAGAAAGACCATTTATTGAGAATGGCCTCAATTCGGTTAAGGTTGATCTACCTTTTACATCAATTGCTTCTATCTGTAGCCAGTACCTTTCTGGAGATGAATCCTGAAATGCTTTGAAATTCCAAGGTGCTGCATAAAGAGCTCCTCTAGAGGAACTATCCTTGATCTTCGTCATTGAATCCTCCAAAACCAGAACAAGATTTCCAAGATGAGAGTCATAAGCTCGAGCCACTACTGTGACGATTGAAGATGATGAGAAGACCAAAGCTCTTATGGTCATGTAGTGTGAGGGGTCCAACGATTGATGTTCAAATTCAGTTAGTTGAGATGATGTTAAAGTGAAGCGTGAGTCCAGTGGAAAAGTGGGTAAGATGATAGTTTTTTTAGCACCCGATTTCAAGTTGATATCAACAAATGAAGAATGACCT encodes:
- the LOC110783414 gene encoding putative metallophosphoesterase At3g03305 isoform X1, whose product is MAAIVVEILTIFLIMAVAAVSGQENSISNRLIQVNGGPDSVVWVVQFSDLHFSVHHPERALDFKELVGPFLSIINPSLVLITGDLTDGKSKDHLTMKQNEQEWVEYRDVMEDVVKKSGLDKSIFYDLRGNHDNFGVPAVGGTFDFFSNYSLNAQAGRTGHVNSVTLQTGIRRHLFVGIDSTMAVGLRGPTNLFGHPTDKLLAELDSELSKWGAEPKNPVIKISFGHFPLSFSAASESGRTLKDVFLKHSISSYLCGHLHLRFGTNLKRLHRPGNDLMQLNMQQKSSKKNLNGSSHVQEFWEWEMGDWRKSRAMRILAVDRGHSSFVDINLKSGAKKTIILPTFPLDSRFTLTSSQLTEFEHQSLDPSHYMTIRALVFSSSSIVTVVARAYDSHLGNLVLVLEDSMTKIKDSSSRGALYAAPWNFKAFQDSSPERYWLQIEAIDVKGRSTLTELRPFSINGLSSSISWTWKEFMVMGFQWAALYFPILMISLGFFFFILLLPVALLLFSKRQYTLQNFTTDKSVKNCVGWVLTELYKLRSVWLGFLGYLFYLVLCPWLSGQLFTDGGERGYMTYRGWVVKHPDTGKKLEYLGFPDIMVIVIPHLVFVVFPSLLVALGLAVESEMYRVHLLVLSGKKEDDHCKETPKSRHNNNQNHRPSKFHIGTRWIRKVLMVVCLVIFYKHFKSCKLLVKAYEMNPLLHFPVYTFSIPLLLSYAIYKTNRH
- the LOC110783414 gene encoding putative metallophosphoesterase At3g03305 isoform X2; translated protein: MKQNEQEWVEYRDVMEDVVKKSGLDKSIFYDLRGNHDNFGVPAVGGTFDFFSNYSLNAQAGRTGHVNSVTLQTGIRRHLFVGIDSTMAVGLRGPTNLFGHPTDKLLAELDSELSKWGAEPKNPVIKISFGHFPLSFSAASESGRTLKDVFLKHSISSYLCGHLHLRFGTNLKRLHRPGNDLMQLNMQQKSSKKNLNGSSHVQEFWEWEMGDWRKSRAMRILAVDRGHSSFVDINLKSGAKKTIILPTFPLDSRFTLTSSQLTEFEHQSLDPSHYMTIRALVFSSSSIVTVVARAYDSHLGNLVLVLEDSMTKIKDSSSRGALYAAPWNFKAFQDSSPERYWLQIEAIDVKGRSTLTELRPFSINGLSSSISWTWKEFMVMGFQWAALYFPILMISLGFFFFILLLPVALLLFSKRQYTLQNFTTDKSVKNCVGWVLTELYKLRSVWLGFLGYLFYLVLCPWLSGQLFTDGGERGYMTYRGWVVKHPDTGKKLEYLGFPDIMVIVIPHLVFVVFPSLLVALGLAVESEMYRVHLLVLSGKKEDDHCKETPKSRHNNNQNHRPSKFHIGTRWIRKVLMVVCLVIFYKHFKSCKLLVKAYEMNPLLHFPVYTFSIPLLLSYAIYKTNRH